A genome region from Desulfomonile tiedjei includes the following:
- the rpsO gene encoding 30S ribosomal protein S15, whose translation MPLLTDKKKSIIEKYRVHESDTGSPEVQVALLSERIGYLTEHFKIHKKDHHSRRGLLKLVGQRRRLLDYLKSKSVDRYKTLIAELGIRK comes from the coding sequence TTGCCACTGCTTACGGACAAAAAGAAGTCAATCATAGAGAAGTATCGGGTTCACGAGAGCGATACGGGTTCGCCCGAAGTCCAGGTCGCTCTGCTAAGCGAGAGGATAGGATATCTCACCGAGCACTTCAAGATTCATAAGAAGGACCACCATTCACGCCGTGGTCTTTTGAAGCTTGTTGGGCAACGTCGCAGATTGTTGGACTACCTCAAATCAAAGAGTGTCGACCGATACAAAACATTAATCGCCGAATTGGGTATCAGGAAATAG
- the pnp gene encoding polyribonucleotide nucleotidyltransferase — protein MLLHTSRTTVSGKDIVFETGRLAKQASGSVLVSSGETMVLVTAVAEKKGREGIDFFPLTVDYLEMTYAAGKIPGGFFKREGRPTEKEILTARFIDRPIRPLFPKGFKAETQIIATVLSSDGESDPDMLAINGASAALHLSDIPFNGPIGAVRVGRVDGNLIINPSPMEEGYSDLSLIVVGSTQGIVMVEGGSDRLPEETILEAIFKGYEETLRICQAQEELRAASGKPKRETSPPIVDAELIEKVRSEWGDQIQQAIGIAQKLERQAALEDIYHKILASLGEEGELRRSEILGYLEKIEGEYIRKMILEQGVRIGGRAFTDIRDISCEVGILPRTHGSALFTRGETQALVIVTLGTSADEQKIEALEGSSYKSFLLHYKFPPFSVGEVKFLRGPSRREVGHGALANRAIAYLLPNDEDFPYTIRVVSEILESNGSSSMATVCGSSLSLMDAGVPLAEPVAGIAMGLLKADDRIVILSDIIGDEDHHGDMDFKVTGTWNGVTALQMDIKIQGITREVLTQALYQARDGRRHILEIMNQTLKESRTEVSPRAPRILILYVNPDRIRDIIGPGGKVIRAIQEETGTKIEVDDTGKVLIAATDTEGAEEAKAAVQRLTQEAEMGRIYMGIVRKITDFGAFVEIFPGTDGLVHISQLAPERVRKVTDVVKEGDTVPVKVIGIDPQGKIKLSRKDAIGQTPE, from the coding sequence ATGTTATTGCATACTTCAAGGACCACTGTTTCCGGGAAAGACATTGTATTTGAGACCGGCAGGCTGGCCAAACAGGCTTCCGGGTCGGTCTTGGTCAGCAGCGGGGAAACCATGGTCCTGGTGACGGCTGTAGCCGAGAAAAAGGGCCGAGAAGGAATCGACTTTTTCCCCCTTACAGTTGACTATCTGGAGATGACCTACGCGGCGGGGAAGATACCGGGAGGTTTCTTCAAGAGAGAAGGACGGCCGACAGAAAAGGAAATCTTGACGGCAAGATTCATTGACAGGCCGATTCGTCCTCTTTTTCCAAAAGGATTCAAAGCGGAGACCCAAATTATCGCCACGGTACTTTCTTCCGACGGCGAAAGCGATCCGGACATGCTGGCCATAAATGGCGCGTCAGCCGCGCTCCACCTGTCTGACATCCCCTTTAACGGCCCCATCGGCGCGGTACGTGTCGGCCGGGTAGACGGGAACCTGATTATAAATCCTTCGCCGATGGAAGAAGGCTATTCGGACCTGAGCCTCATTGTGGTCGGCTCAACTCAGGGAATCGTCATGGTTGAAGGCGGATCGGACCGGCTTCCCGAGGAGACGATACTGGAGGCGATTTTCAAAGGGTACGAAGAAACCCTCAGAATATGCCAGGCCCAAGAGGAACTTAGGGCTGCGAGCGGAAAACCCAAGAGAGAGACTTCGCCCCCTATCGTGGACGCGGAACTCATTGAAAAGGTTAGGAGCGAATGGGGTGATCAGATTCAGCAGGCGATAGGCATTGCTCAGAAACTCGAACGCCAGGCAGCCCTGGAGGATATCTATCACAAAATACTTGCGTCCTTGGGAGAAGAAGGTGAACTGCGTCGCTCCGAGATCCTGGGTTACCTGGAAAAGATCGAGGGTGAATACATACGCAAGATGATCCTGGAGCAAGGAGTGCGTATCGGCGGACGCGCGTTTACGGACATTCGGGACATTTCATGTGAAGTCGGGATTCTTCCGAGGACCCACGGAAGCGCCCTTTTTACACGGGGCGAGACCCAGGCTCTGGTTATCGTTACTCTGGGCACGTCCGCGGATGAACAGAAGATAGAAGCTTTGGAAGGATCCAGCTACAAGTCCTTCCTGCTCCATTACAAGTTCCCGCCTTTTAGCGTGGGCGAAGTCAAGTTCCTCCGGGGGCCGTCCCGAAGAGAAGTCGGTCACGGTGCGCTGGCGAACCGGGCCATAGCTTATCTTCTGCCCAACGACGAGGACTTTCCGTACACGATCCGCGTGGTCTCCGAGATTCTGGAATCCAATGGCTCGTCCTCTATGGCTACGGTGTGTGGCTCATCGCTCTCGCTTATGGATGCCGGCGTCCCCTTGGCCGAACCTGTGGCCGGCATAGCAATGGGATTGCTCAAGGCTGACGATCGAATCGTCATACTCTCCGATATTATTGGTGACGAAGACCATCACGGCGATATGGACTTCAAAGTGACCGGCACCTGGAACGGGGTCACCGCCTTGCAGATGGACATAAAGATCCAAGGGATCACCCGCGAGGTCCTTACCCAGGCCTTGTATCAGGCCAGAGACGGCCGCCGTCACATACTCGAGATAATGAACCAGACGCTCAAGGAATCTCGAACTGAAGTGTCCCCCCGGGCCCCCAGAATTTTGATCTTGTACGTGAATCCTGACAGAATCCGGGACATCATCGGCCCGGGCGGAAAGGTCATACGAGCCATCCAGGAAGAGACCGGCACCAAGATCGAAGTGGATGATACCGGTAAGGTGCTGATTGCGGCGACGGACACCGAGGGTGCGGAAGAAGCCAAAGCGGCAGTCCAGAGGTTAACCCAAGAGGCGGAAATGGGAAGGATCTACATGGGCATAGTCCGAAAAATTACGGACTTTGGCGCCTTCGTAGAAATATTTCCGGGCACGGATGGTTTGGTTCATATTTCTCAGCTTGCGCCGGAGCGCGTGCGGAAGGTTACCGACGTCGTCAAAGAGGGAGACACGGTTCCGGTAAAAGTTATCGGCATTGACCCCCAAGGAAAGATTAAACTGTCACGAAAAGACGCTATAGGTCAGACACCCGAGTAA
- a CDS encoding FAD-binding protein: MGFIERLSDIVGSENMTASPVDCLAYSRDMSIHAGVPQVIVFASDTEQVSRIVSLANAEKIPVVARGTGSSVTGAVLAVKGGVVLDFTRMNKVKEINKADGYAVVEPGVICNALNAKLAPTHFFPPDPGSAPIATIGGMIATNASGVRAAKYGTTKDYVKRLTVVLADGRVVRTGDLAPKSSAGYDLTHLFSSSEGTLGIITEATVKILPMPEYEAFAKASFPDVDSAGRAVERIFTTGMELATCEILDNICLEVARDALKMDIPREVNCQLFMGIDGPKSAVQEQIKKIDEICKSVGGIENVWSDNPLEKAKLFAARGGLVPAMSRLKPGYRLVPLVEDFGVPISRIPETIAEIQQIAKKVGFPVATFGHIGDGNLHATFIMNPADAEEWEKVKGIALEFIDMTLRYGGTVSAEHGVGMAKSPYIGKQLGEGLNLMKTIKKAFDPNNILNPGKMGFDDAIADILDENSFEKYLKEPQNIQHFPEGVDNEIIACIQCGFCRAGCPTFGETTLESLNAKGRVTLAYNMLIGNIEPSEDLAKRLYQCMLCLNCRAVCPAQVKVSDIVRSARQRLVEKGFLPEIFKPALSSMLEAANPLLAPPEKRADSYPANFKKAVPGETEVLLHLGCVTSFQDVKIIPAFMEILNKAGINYGAMGEEETCCGYLAYLVGDMPTFTKTMEMYEERTSKYKPKSLITSCAGCLKTFRDLYSHYGSGQDYEVLHAVEFMEKLISEGRLKFKQDVQPLKAIYHDPCDMGRHMGVYEPPRNVLKAIPGIELVEFPLNRAQAKCCGGGGGMKGFDNELAGEIGYKRLLTAIDLGADVLVSACPSCKGSFNQAAARARKEKKGKIKVMDITELVAGRLE; the protein is encoded by the coding sequence ATGGGTTTCATTGAGCGATTGTCCGATATCGTGGGGTCGGAGAACATGACCGCTTCCCCGGTGGACTGCCTGGCCTATTCTCGGGACATGTCGATCCACGCGGGAGTCCCTCAAGTTATTGTTTTTGCATCTGATACAGAACAAGTGAGCAGAATTGTTTCCCTCGCGAATGCGGAGAAAATCCCTGTTGTAGCTCGCGGGACCGGCTCCTCAGTAACTGGCGCGGTCTTGGCGGTGAAGGGCGGGGTGGTGCTGGATTTCACTAGGATGAATAAGGTCAAGGAGATCAACAAGGCCGACGGATACGCGGTCGTCGAACCGGGAGTCATCTGCAACGCGCTGAATGCCAAACTCGCGCCAACCCACTTCTTCCCGCCGGATCCCGGCAGTGCGCCGATTGCCACCATCGGGGGGATGATTGCAACCAATGCCAGCGGGGTTCGAGCTGCCAAGTACGGGACGACTAAGGACTATGTTAAGCGCCTGACGGTGGTCCTTGCCGACGGACGCGTGGTACGCACGGGGGACCTGGCGCCGAAAAGCTCCGCGGGCTACGACTTGACGCACCTATTCTCAAGCTCCGAAGGGACCCTTGGGATAATCACCGAAGCGACTGTGAAGATTCTGCCCATGCCGGAGTACGAGGCTTTTGCCAAGGCATCCTTCCCGGACGTTGACAGTGCGGGGAGAGCCGTGGAGCGGATCTTCACGACGGGAATGGAACTGGCGACTTGCGAAATACTGGACAACATCTGCCTGGAGGTCGCCCGAGACGCTCTCAAGATGGACATTCCCAGGGAAGTGAATTGCCAACTCTTCATGGGGATTGACGGGCCGAAGAGCGCAGTGCAAGAGCAGATCAAAAAGATTGATGAGATCTGCAAATCGGTCGGCGGTATCGAGAACGTCTGGTCGGACAACCCTCTGGAGAAAGCCAAGCTATTTGCCGCGAGAGGCGGTCTGGTCCCGGCCATGAGTCGCCTCAAGCCCGGTTACCGACTCGTGCCGCTGGTGGAAGATTTTGGGGTGCCCATCAGCCGCATTCCGGAGACCATAGCCGAGATCCAGCAGATCGCCAAGAAGGTCGGCTTCCCGGTAGCAACGTTCGGTCATATCGGGGACGGCAATCTGCACGCGACCTTCATTATGAACCCCGCGGACGCGGAAGAATGGGAAAAGGTCAAGGGAATTGCACTTGAATTCATTGATATGACGCTCCGGTATGGGGGAACCGTTTCCGCGGAACATGGGGTAGGCATGGCCAAGTCCCCTTACATAGGAAAGCAGTTGGGCGAAGGGCTCAATCTTATGAAGACCATCAAGAAGGCCTTTGATCCCAACAACATTCTTAATCCCGGCAAGATGGGTTTCGACGACGCCATCGCGGACATCCTGGACGAAAACAGCTTCGAGAAATACCTGAAGGAACCTCAAAACATTCAACATTTCCCCGAAGGCGTGGACAACGAAATTATCGCATGTATTCAGTGCGGGTTCTGCCGGGCCGGGTGTCCGACCTTCGGCGAGACCACATTGGAGTCTCTGAACGCAAAGGGAAGGGTCACTCTTGCCTACAACATGTTGATCGGGAATATAGAGCCCTCCGAGGATCTTGCTAAACGCCTCTATCAATGCATGCTCTGCTTGAACTGCCGGGCGGTATGTCCTGCTCAAGTCAAGGTGTCCGATATAGTTCGCAGCGCTCGCCAGAGGCTCGTAGAGAAGGGTTTTCTTCCGGAAATTTTCAAGCCTGCACTCTCGTCAATGCTGGAAGCCGCAAATCCGCTGCTGGCCCCCCCTGAAAAGAGGGCTGACAGCTATCCTGCGAATTTCAAGAAAGCCGTGCCAGGAGAGACGGAGGTCCTGCTCCACCTGGGATGCGTTACAAGCTTCCAGGACGTCAAGATAATTCCAGCTTTCATGGAAATATTGAACAAGGCAGGGATAAACTACGGAGCAATGGGCGAAGAAGAGACCTGTTGCGGGTATCTTGCGTACCTGGTGGGCGACATGCCCACATTCACAAAGACCATGGAAATGTACGAAGAGCGCACCTCAAAGTACAAGCCCAAATCTTTGATCACGTCTTGTGCCGGGTGCCTGAAAACCTTCCGGGACCTCTATTCGCACTACGGAAGCGGGCAGGATTACGAGGTCCTTCACGCAGTGGAGTTCATGGAGAAGCTTATTAGCGAAGGCCGACTCAAGTTCAAACAGGATGTCCAGCCTCTCAAGGCCATCTATCACGACCCATGCGACATGGGGCGCCACATGGGAGTATACGAACCCCCCCGCAATGTGCTCAAGGCCATTCCCGGAATAGAATTGGTCGAATTCCCGCTTAATCGCGCTCAGGCCAAGTGCTGCGGCGGCGGAGGGGGCATGAAAGGCTTCGACAATGAACTGGCAGGGGAGATCGGGTACAAAAGGCTCCTAACCGCCATTGACCTCGGAGCTGATGTGCTGGTGTCCGCGTGTCCTTCGTGCAAGGGTTCGTTTAACCAGGCAGCGGCACGCGCCCGAAAGGAAAAGAAGGGCAAGATAAAAGTCATGGATATCACCGAGCTGGTTGCCGGCCGATTGGAATAA
- a CDS encoding tetratricopeptide repeat protein, whose translation MKRAICICVLFFVVFLGLSTIAAAASEGVDKEFNTGKAHLKSGRYEQAIEVFSLVLTSLTPDERNAHVVQLARAQAYFGKGDASAAWKDLKTVLRSNQLDGETRATALQLSGMLSLRGKDQKKALSDFTEAIKTPHDNHSLLSASFANRGIAYINLGDPDRAVSDLDKAIELEPTSGFAYAGRSLAQLRRDNIEKARKDAEKALRLNPDPQTLSMAEKVLSELAVSASGPLNVSVPIGESGHSFVQVSFSKGGKPHRFLLDTGATYTVVDRKLLAEIGRETEVKAVGKGKVQTADGTAHTVIRYRIKDAFLFHLPLGEIEVHVFEKQMPKIINLLGIKSISRIAVSIDNAQKKVEFRRKDTDN comes from the coding sequence ATGAAAAGAGCCATCTGTATCTGTGTTTTGTTTTTTGTGGTCTTCCTTGGATTGAGCACCATTGCCGCCGCTGCATCAGAGGGGGTGGACAAAGAGTTCAATACCGGGAAGGCCCACTTGAAATCCGGACGGTATGAACAGGCTATTGAAGTGTTTTCCTTGGTTTTGACCTCGCTGACTCCCGATGAACGAAACGCTCATGTGGTGCAACTTGCGCGCGCACAGGCCTATTTTGGCAAAGGTGATGCGTCTGCCGCGTGGAAAGATCTTAAGACTGTGCTGCGCTCAAATCAACTCGATGGCGAGACGCGAGCCACTGCTCTCCAGTTAAGCGGAATGTTGAGCCTCCGAGGCAAGGACCAGAAAAAGGCGCTCTCAGATTTTACAGAAGCCATCAAGACGCCTCACGACAATCACTCTCTCCTATCAGCATCATTTGCCAATCGCGGAATTGCCTATATCAATCTCGGGGACCCTGACAGGGCTGTCAGCGATTTGGACAAAGCCATCGAGCTGGAACCGACGTCGGGGTTCGCCTACGCGGGCAGAAGTTTGGCTCAGCTACGCCGTGACAACATTGAAAAGGCGCGTAAGGACGCGGAAAAGGCACTTCGACTGAACCCTGACCCACAGACCCTGAGCATGGCGGAAAAGGTCCTGAGCGAACTGGCTGTGTCAGCGTCAGGGCCACTCAATGTCAGCGTGCCCATAGGAGAGAGCGGCCATTCGTTTGTGCAGGTTAGTTTCAGCAAGGGCGGGAAACCGCACAGGTTTTTGCTCGATACAGGCGCCACGTACACGGTCGTGGACCGTAAGCTACTTGCGGAGATCGGTCGAGAGACTGAAGTCAAAGCCGTGGGAAAAGGAAAAGTTCAAACAGCCGACGGAACAGCCCACACTGTAATTAGATATAGAATAAAAGATGCCTTTCTTTTTCACCTGCCTTTGGGAGAAATCGAAGTACACGTTTTTGAAAAGCAGATGCCCAAGATAATTAACCTTCTCGGCATCAAAAGCATAAGCCGTATAGCCGTATCAATAGACAACGCGCAAAAGAAGGTCGAGTTCAGACGAAAAGATACTGACAATTGA
- a CDS encoding insulinase family protein: MKQSKVTPPPSSRPKHSNHYGKTILGNGVRIVTEEVPHLYSASLGIWIRSGSRFETPSVNGICHFIEHMLFKGTARRSAYVIAKEIDSVGGVLNAFTSKEMTSFYCRVLSENLPLAVDLLTDIFLNPSFPEDEIEREKQVVCQEIAQLEDSPEDLVHEILGTRFWLDDPLGQPILGTIPNIMNFDRETISVFKRNNYVPGEIVICAAGKLQHEAFVDLFAEQMDRIAAREPQVFAQSDRRQSISHIEERDSEQVHVCVAVDGPSAVDEKRHAGYILNTILGGGMSSRLFQEIREKRGLAYSVYSFLSSLSDTGMFGIYAGCDPARLEELITTMGKETLSLAATLTEDDVRTAKAQLKGNIILATESSESRMNRLAKGEYYFGRYVSVDEIISAIEKVTVRDLSEMAEEMINGGQLTVVALGPLSVKTDLLDLFKN; this comes from the coding sequence ATGAAGCAATCCAAAGTTACTCCACCCCCTTCGAGCCGGCCCAAACATTCGAACCACTATGGCAAGACTATCCTTGGGAATGGTGTACGAATTGTCACGGAGGAGGTCCCGCACCTTTATTCCGCGTCACTGGGCATCTGGATTCGTTCAGGGTCCCGGTTCGAGACTCCTTCTGTAAACGGCATCTGTCATTTTATCGAGCACATGCTTTTCAAGGGGACTGCGCGCAGGTCCGCGTACGTCATCGCAAAAGAGATAGATTCCGTGGGAGGCGTCTTGAACGCCTTCACCAGCAAGGAAATGACTTCCTTCTACTGCCGGGTCCTGAGTGAAAACCTACCGTTGGCCGTGGACTTGCTCACGGACATATTCCTTAACCCGTCGTTTCCTGAGGACGAGATCGAAAGGGAAAAACAGGTTGTTTGCCAGGAAATAGCTCAGTTGGAGGACAGTCCGGAAGATCTGGTCCATGAAATCCTGGGAACCAGATTCTGGCTTGACGATCCATTGGGCCAACCCATACTGGGGACCATTCCCAACATCATGAATTTCGACCGGGAGACCATATCCGTATTCAAGCGCAACAACTATGTTCCCGGCGAGATCGTAATATGCGCCGCGGGCAAACTTCAGCACGAGGCCTTTGTGGACCTGTTCGCGGAACAGATGGACAGGATAGCGGCCCGTGAGCCTCAGGTCTTTGCGCAGAGCGATCGGAGACAGTCGATCTCTCACATAGAGGAGCGGGATTCTGAGCAGGTTCATGTCTGCGTTGCAGTGGACGGCCCCAGTGCGGTGGATGAAAAACGGCACGCAGGCTACATATTAAATACGATTTTGGGCGGAGGAATGAGTTCACGGCTGTTCCAGGAGATCCGCGAAAAAAGAGGATTGGCGTACAGCGTCTATTCTTTTCTTTCGTCTCTTTCCGATACGGGAATGTTCGGGATCTACGCAGGATGTGACCCGGCTCGATTGGAGGAGCTGATCACCACAATGGGCAAAGAAACCTTGTCGTTGGCAGCCACTCTGACGGAAGACGATGTGCGCACGGCAAAGGCCCAACTGAAAGGGAACATCATTCTTGCGACGGAATCGTCGGAGTCTCGAATGAACAGGCTGGCGAAAGGCGAGTACTACTTCGGCCGGTACGTCAGCGTGGATGAAATCATCAGCGCCATTGAAAAAGTCACGGTTCGAGATCTGTCCGAAATGGCGGAAGAAATGATCAATGGAGGCCAACTCACGGTTGTTGCGCTGGGTCCTCTGAGCGTGAAGACTGATCTTCTGGATCTCTTCAAAAACTAG